Proteins from a genomic interval of bacterium:
- a CDS encoding pyruvate, phosphate dikinase has translation MEGEVHASGQADPGPSASRGGGGAAARLAGTVDVLGSKAETLERLRPLLRRSVVPDGLHFTVGAWRDGSAFWVAAIQVRFGGAPLAVRSSARVEDGVRASMAGSFRSCLGVDGSDAGAVRAAVEEVIASYGGSGEDQVLVQRMVADVVLSGVLMTHALDTGAPYYVINYDDESGRTDRVTGGVGVNKTLSVHHESLPGYIESERVAALVETAREVEDLCGRRLPLDIEFARTRDGRVFVLQVRRIAACASWDRFIAVRVSESLRRIERFVAERSAPRAAIAGSRTILGQMPDWNPAEILGTHPRPLATSLYRRLVTDRTWRAARVAMGYRAVPGECLMVSLAGRPYVDVRNSFNSFLPRGLERTVEDRLVDAWLDRLAANPELHDKVEFAVATTVRDFGFDAAVRERYPGVLRAGELVDYAARLTALTRRCVSLGPDGTLARATACIERLAYRQRAAGAGEPGPWRLTALLRECRRLGTHPFAVIARHAFVAEALLRSAVEREALAPERLAAFKASLETVTSRLTADFDAVLGGTLAPDVFLRRYGHLRPGTYDLASLRYDQRPDLFAAAGTRARELARPPFVLGPAEVAALDALLQEAGLDGVDARTLLRYARQAVTGREHAKFVFTRHLSDALEEIARWGAGLDLSREELSWLCVEEIADQVTSPSVSDRDEYLRELIALRRRSAEVGHAVRLGHLVRDAHDLYVVPAHRSQPNFVTARAVEAAVVRLDSRSLRSDGLARAVVCIENADPGFDWIFTRDIAGLVTRFGGTNSHMAIRCAEIGLPAAIGVGEQLFERVVAAGRVELDCGARVVRPLRG, from the coding sequence ATGGAGGGCGAGGTGCACGCGTCCGGGCAGGCGGATCCGGGGCCGTCGGCGTCGCGCGGCGGCGGCGGTGCGGCGGCACGCCTTGCGGGGACGGTCGATGTCCTCGGCAGCAAGGCGGAGACGCTCGAACGCCTGCGGCCGCTCCTGCGCCGCTCGGTGGTTCCCGATGGGCTGCACTTCACCGTCGGGGCATGGCGCGACGGGAGCGCGTTCTGGGTTGCGGCCATCCAGGTGCGCTTCGGTGGGGCACCACTCGCGGTTCGTTCCAGCGCGCGCGTCGAGGACGGTGTACGGGCGTCCATGGCGGGCAGCTTTCGCTCGTGTCTCGGAGTGGACGGCAGCGACGCCGGCGCCGTCCGCGCCGCGGTCGAGGAGGTGATCGCATCCTACGGCGGCAGCGGCGAGGACCAGGTGCTGGTCCAGCGCATGGTCGCGGACGTCGTGCTGAGCGGCGTTCTCATGACCCACGCGCTCGACACCGGCGCCCCGTACTACGTCATCAACTACGACGACGAATCGGGGCGGACCGACCGCGTGACGGGCGGAGTGGGCGTCAACAAGACCCTGTCCGTGCACCACGAGTCGCTCCCCGGCTACATCGAGTCCGAGCGGGTCGCCGCGCTGGTCGAAACGGCGCGTGAGGTCGAGGATCTGTGCGGGCGCCGCTTGCCCCTCGACATCGAGTTCGCGCGTACGCGCGACGGCCGGGTGTTCGTGCTCCAGGTGCGTCGCATCGCCGCCTGCGCGTCCTGGGATCGCTTCATCGCGGTCCGCGTCTCCGAGTCCCTGCGCCGCATCGAGCGCTTCGTCGCCGAGCGCTCGGCGCCGCGCGCCGCCATCGCCGGTTCCCGCACGATCCTCGGGCAGATGCCCGATTGGAATCCCGCGGAGATCCTCGGCACGCACCCGCGGCCGCTGGCGACCTCGCTCTATCGGCGGCTGGTGACCGATCGCACCTGGCGCGCGGCCCGCGTCGCCATGGGCTACCGTGCGGTTCCCGGGGAATGCCTCATGGTCTCGCTCGCGGGACGTCCGTACGTCGACGTGCGCAACAGCTTCAACTCGTTCCTGCCCCGCGGCCTCGAGCGTACGGTGGAGGATCGTCTCGTCGACGCCTGGCTCGATCGCCTCGCCGCCAACCCGGAGCTGCACGACAAGGTCGAGTTCGCCGTCGCCACCACCGTGCGCGACTTCGGGTTCGACGCCGCGGTTCGGGAGCGTTACCCCGGTGTGCTGCGCGCCGGCGAGCTCGTGGACTATGCGGCGCGCCTGACCGCGCTCACGCGGCGCTGCGTGTCGCTCGGGCCCGACGGCACGCTGGCCCGCGCGACGGCGTGCATCGAGCGCCTGGCGTACCGCCAGCGTGCGGCGGGTGCGGGCGAGCCCGGCCCGTGGCGCCTCACGGCTCTCCTGCGGGAATGCCGCCGGCTCGGGACCCATCCCTTCGCGGTGATCGCGCGCCACGCCTTCGTCGCCGAGGCGCTCCTGCGCTCCGCCGTCGAGCGGGAGGCCCTGGCGCCCGAGCGGCTCGCGGCCTTCAAGGCGTCGCTCGAGACGGTGACGAGTCGGCTCACGGCCGACTTCGACGCCGTGCTGGGCGGCACCCTCGCGCCCGACGTCTTTCTCCGGCGCTACGGCCATCTGCGGCCCGGTACGTACGATCTGGCGTCGCTGCGCTACGATCAGCGCCCGGATCTCTTCGCCGCTGCGGGGACGCGGGCCCGCGAGCTCGCACGCCCGCCGTTCGTCCTCGGGCCCGCGGAGGTCGCGGCGCTCGATGCCCTGCTCCAGGAGGCCGGGCTCGACGGCGTCGACGCCCGCACGCTGCTGCGCTACGCGCGCCAGGCGGTCACCGGCCGCGAGCACGCGAAGTTCGTCTTCACGCGCCACCTGTCTGACGCCCTCGAAGAGATCGCGCGCTGGGGGGCAGGGCTCGACCTGTCGCGCGAGGAGCTGTCCTGGCTGTGCGTCGAGGAGATCGCCGATCAGGTGACGAGCCCCTCCGTGAGCGATCGCGACGAGTACCTGCGGGAGCTGATCGCCCTGCGGCGCCGAAGCGCCGAGGTGGGCCATGCCGTGCGGCTCGGACATCTCGTGCGCGACGCGCACGACCTCTACGTCGTGCCGGCGCACCGCAGTCAGCCGAACTTCGTGACCGCGCGGGCCGTGGAGGCGGCCGTCGTCCGGCTGGACAGCCGCTCGCTCCGCAGCGACGGGCTGGCGCGCGCGGTGGTGTGCATCGAGAACGCGGATCCGGGGTTCGACTGGATCTTCACCCGGGACATCGCAGGGCTCGTCACACGGTTCGGCGGCACGAACTCGCACATGGCGATTCGCTGCGCGGAGATCGGCCTGCCGGCGGCGATCGGCGTCGGCGAGCAGCTCTTCGAGCGGGTGGTGGCGGCCGGGCGCGTGGAGCTCGACTGCGGCGCTCGGGTCGTGAGGCCGCTGCGTGGCTGA
- a CDS encoding dienelactone hydrolase family protein produces the protein MSSAPTPDLRTASVDYRCGDDVLEAYVVTHADGSPRPTVLVCHDWSGQNGGIRAIAERVAALGYTAVALDNYGKGVRGAETADNTHLLTPLLADRALLRRRLLAGVDFARTQAAVDPERVAAIGYCFGGLCVLDLARAGAPLRGVVSFHGIFAPPSLGPQGPIASRVLVLHGWDDPLAQPADVLALAAELTAAGADWQLHAYGHTLHAFTFPGAASPEKGLAYHADAERRSWAAMRAFLAEVLA, from the coding sequence ATGTCCTCCGCCCCGACGCCCGATCTCCGGACCGCCTCCGTCGACTACCGCTGCGGCGACGACGTCCTCGAAGCCTACGTGGTCACGCACGCCGACGGCTCCCCCCGTCCCACGGTCCTCGTCTGCCACGACTGGAGCGGCCAGAACGGCGGCATCCGTGCGATCGCCGAGCGTGTCGCGGCGCTCGGCTACACCGCCGTCGCGCTCGACAACTACGGCAAGGGCGTGCGCGGCGCGGAGACGGCGGACAACACGCACCTCCTGACGCCGCTGCTCGCCGACCGTGCCCTCCTGCGCCGCCGCCTCCTCGCCGGCGTCGACTTCGCCCGCACCCAGGCCGCCGTCGATCCCGAGCGGGTCGCCGCCATCGGCTACTGCTTCGGCGGCCTCTGCGTCCTCGACCTCGCCCGTGCCGGCGCCCCCCTGCGCGGCGTGGTCAGCTTCCACGGCATCTTCGCGCCGCCGAGCCTGGGGCCGCAGGGCCCGATCGCGAGCAGGGTGCTGGTGCTGCACGGCTGGGACGACCCGCTGGCCCAGCCCGCCGACGTGCTCGCGCTGGCCGCCGAGCTCACCGCCGCCGGCGCCGACTGGCAGCTCCACGCCTACGGCCACACGCTGCACGCCTTCACGTTCCCCGGCGCCGCCTCCCCGGAGAAGGGCCTCGCCTACCACGCCGACGCCGAGCGGCGCTCGTGGGCGGCGATGCGCGCGTTCCTGGCCGAGGTGCTGGCGTAG
- a CDS encoding LssY C-terminal domain-containing protein has product MAYVVLPACWRHYQHLPAMEDLPTCTRTAGGIQGDPLNVALIGTADEVQRAFAAAGWSPAAALGVRSDLGIAASVLLDRPDPTAPVSTLVLWGRKQDLAFEREVGRSARRRNHVRFWRSDLRERGDRPVWVGAATRDDRVELSRRTGQITHGIDGDIDAERAFLVNGLDAAGQLAEVFSVTGIGPTLNGRNGGGDRYWTDGDMWVGVLAPQTEAGRGPAQRLPSPQLVQVKNTLWAWLGSQVGAGGTAPAE; this is encoded by the coding sequence CTGGCCTACGTCGTCCTGCCGGCCTGCTGGCGGCACTATCAGCATCTCCCCGCCATGGAGGACCTGCCCACCTGCACGCGCACGGCGGGCGGCATCCAGGGCGATCCGCTGAACGTCGCGCTGATCGGCACCGCGGACGAGGTGCAGCGTGCGTTCGCGGCGGCCGGGTGGTCACCGGCGGCGGCGCTGGGCGTGCGCAGCGATCTCGGCATCGCCGCCAGCGTGCTGCTCGATCGGCCGGATCCGACGGCGCCCGTCAGCACGCTGGTCCTCTGGGGCCGCAAGCAGGATCTGGCCTTCGAGAGGGAGGTCGGCCGCAGCGCGCGGCGGCGCAACCACGTGCGCTTCTGGCGCTCCGATCTGCGCGAGCGCGGCGACCGTCCGGTCTGGGTCGGCGCCGCGACCCGCGACGACCGCGTCGAGCTGTCGCGCCGCACCGGCCAGATCACGCACGGCATCGACGGCGACATCGACGCCGAGCGCGCCTTCCTCGTGAACGGCCTCGACGCGGCCGGGCAGCTGGCCGAGGTCTTCTCCGTCACCGGCATCGGCCCGACCCTGAACGGCCGCAACGGCGGCGGCGACCGCTACTGGACCGACGGCGACATGTGGGTCGGCGTGCTGGCGCCGCAGACCGAAGCCGGGCGCGGCCCTGCGCAGCGGCTGCCGAGCCCGCAGCTGGTGCAGGTGAAGAACACGCTCTGGGCGTGGCTCGGGTCGCAGGTGGGGGCGGGCGGCACGGCGCCGGCGGAGTAG
- a CDS encoding MBL fold metallo-hydrolase: MQRWQIGEITVTRIVESEVPTPAPWLFAKATPEALGRHAWLRPHFVDARGQLVAAVQALVVEHAGRRIVVDTCVGNDKPRTVAAWNRRQGPFLHDLAAAGFPRESIDTVVCTHLHVDHVGWNTTWDGAGWVPTFPNARYLFVRGEWAHWSAQPPMPEGDVVGDSVRPVVDAGLADLVATDHAITDAVRLVATPGHTPGHVSVCLGDGAVITGDVMHHPVQCAEPDWASNFDVDPERGRATRRAFLAEHAAAATLVLGTHFAAPTAGRIVADGAAWRFAV; this comes from the coding sequence ATGCAGCGCTGGCAGATCGGCGAGATCACCGTCACCCGCATCGTGGAGAGCGAGGTGCCGACGCCGGCCCCGTGGCTGTTCGCGAAGGCGACGCCCGAGGCGCTCGGGCGGCACGCGTGGCTGCGCCCGCACTTCGTCGACGCGCGCGGACAGCTCGTCGCCGCGGTGCAGGCGCTGGTCGTCGAGCACGCGGGCCGGCGCATCGTCGTCGACACCTGCGTCGGCAACGACAAGCCGCGCACGGTCGCCGCCTGGAATCGGCGCCAGGGCCCGTTCCTGCACGACCTCGCCGCCGCCGGCTTCCCGCGCGAGTCGATCGACACCGTCGTCTGCACCCACCTGCACGTCGACCACGTCGGCTGGAACACGACCTGGGACGGCGCCGGCTGGGTGCCGACCTTCCCGAACGCGCGCTACCTCTTCGTACGCGGCGAGTGGGCGCACTGGTCGGCGCAGCCGCCGATGCCCGAGGGCGACGTGGTCGGCGACTCGGTGCGCCCCGTCGTCGACGCGGGGCTCGCCGACCTGGTCGCGACCGACCACGCGATCACCGACGCCGTCCGCCTGGTGGCCACGCCCGGGCACACGCCGGGCCACGTGAGCGTGTGTCTCGGCGACGGCGCCGTCATCACCGGCGACGTCATGCACCACCCCGTGCAGTGCGCCGAGCCCGACTGGGCCAGCAACTTCGACGTCGACCCGGAGCGCGGCCGCGCCACCCGCCGCGCCTTCCTCGCCGAGCACGCGGCGGCGGCCACCCTGGTGCTCGGTACCCACTTCGCGGCGCCGACGGCGGGACGCATCGTCGCCGACGGCGCGGCGTGGCGGTTCGCGGTGTAG
- a CDS encoding tetratricopeptide repeat protein, producing MLIERGAHGEAEDALHTAARLDPALDWAWCGLGVLAALRGQAEEARRLLAEALRLNPTNPDARSALAALGG from the coding sequence GTGCTGATCGAGCGCGGCGCCCACGGCGAGGCCGAGGACGCGCTGCACACGGCGGCGCGGCTCGACCCGGCCCTCGACTGGGCCTGGTGCGGGCTCGGCGTCCTCGCCGCGCTGCGCGGCCAGGCCGAGGAGGCACGGCGGCTTCTCGCCGAGGCGCTGCGCCTCAACCCGACCAACCCCGACGCGCGCAGCGCCCTCGCGGCGCTGGGCGGGTGA
- a CDS encoding ATP-grasp domain-containing protein produces the protein MAASTSSAPRTLLVVSGGREAVPAIAVARRMGLRVVVSDGAPDAPGFRHADAGILASTYDPEATAQGARAFAMRHRLDGVLAVASDVPVTVAAVAESLGLPGPSMASARLASDKLAMKDALRAAGVAVPWYAPVPSPAVLLDLASRVAMPLIVKPVDSRGARGVVRLLPRIDPVWAFHQAQAESPTRRVMVEEYVPGPQLSTESAVIDGRAITVGRSDRNYALLDRFAPFVIENGGELPSVLPPATLAAIDALVGEAAAALGVTHGTVKGDIVVGDGGPMVIELAVRLSGGYFCTHEIPLATGVDFVEAAIRLALGERPAPADLEPRCARGVAQRWLFPPPGTVTGIEGVEAARAAEGVELLEVTTSPGTVVRPMTSHVCRAGVVITVGDTREEAVARANAAIARVRVVTQTVHAPPSAALH, from the coding sequence ATGGCGGCCTCTACTTCTAGCGCGCCGCGCACCCTCCTCGTGGTGTCGGGGGGGCGCGAGGCGGTGCCCGCGATCGCGGTCGCGCGCCGCATGGGGCTGCGCGTGGTGGTCTCGGACGGCGCGCCCGACGCGCCCGGCTTCCGTCACGCCGACGCCGGCATCCTCGCCAGCACGTACGACCCCGAGGCGACGGCCCAGGGTGCGCGCGCGTTCGCGATGCGCCACCGGCTCGACGGCGTGCTCGCGGTCGCGTCCGACGTGCCGGTGACCGTGGCGGCGGTGGCCGAGTCGCTCGGGCTGCCCGGGCCGTCGATGGCGAGCGCGCGGCTGGCGTCCGACAAGCTCGCCATGAAGGACGCGCTGCGTGCGGCGGGGGTGGCCGTGCCGTGGTACGCGCCGGTGCCGTCGCCGGCGGTGCTGCTCGATCTCGCGTCGCGGGTGGCGATGCCCCTCATCGTGAAGCCGGTCGACAGCCGCGGCGCGCGCGGCGTCGTGCGCCTGCTGCCGCGCATCGATCCCGTCTGGGCGTTCCACCAGGCGCAGGCCGAGTCGCCGACCCGGCGGGTGATGGTCGAGGAGTACGTCCCCGGCCCGCAGCTCAGCACGGAGTCGGCCGTGATCGACGGCCGCGCGATCACGGTCGGCCGCTCGGACCGCAACTACGCGCTGCTCGACCGCTTCGCGCCGTTCGTCATCGAGAACGGCGGCGAGCTGCCGTCGGTGCTGCCGCCGGCGACGCTGGCGGCGATCGACGCGCTGGTGGGCGAGGCGGCGGCGGCGCTCGGGGTGACGCACGGGACGGTGAAGGGCGACATCGTCGTCGGCGACGGCGGACCGATGGTGATCGAGCTCGCGGTGCGGCTCTCGGGCGGCTACTTCTGCACCCACGAGATCCCGCTCGCGACCGGCGTCGACTTCGTCGAGGCCGCGATCCGCCTGGCCCTGGGCGAGCGGCCCGCGCCGGCCGACCTGGAGCCGCGCTGCGCGCGCGGCGTCGCCCAGCGCTGGCTCTTCCCGCCGCCGGGGACCGTCACCGGCATCGAGGGCGTGGAGGCGGCGCGTGCGGCCGAGGGCGTCGAGCTGCTGGAGGTGACGACGTCGCCCGGCACCGTCGTGCGGCCGATGACGAGCCACGTGTGCCGCGCCGGCGTCGTCATCACCGTCGGCGACACGCGCGAGGAGGCGGTCGCGCGGGCGAACGCGGCGATCGCGCGCGTCCGCGTCGTCACCCAGACCGTGCACGCGCCGCCGAGCGCCGCGCTCCACTGA
- a CDS encoding SDR family oxidoreductase, whose translation MNGNGAGRAHGRTERLSGRRVVVTGGSRGIGRGIALACARAGAAVGITYHTQADAAAEVTDLIRAEGGTAIAAPMDVRDRQSVRAGLTALARELGGLDVLVNNAGVNKPCDFDLITDADWDEIVAVNLRGPFLCTQEALAFLREGGAVINVGSVSGQYGGPRTAHYAASKGGLIALTQCCARFLAPRGVRCNLVSPGLVRSEMAAAGLSGLPSQIRDGILLGRLGEVDEVAHAVVFLASAEASYVTGQTMNVNGGLYF comes from the coding sequence ATGAACGGCAACGGAGCGGGACGCGCCCACGGTCGCACCGAGCGGCTTTCGGGGCGGCGCGTGGTGGTCACCGGCGGCAGCCGCGGCATCGGCCGCGGCATCGCGCTCGCCTGCGCGCGCGCGGGGGCGGCGGTCGGCATCACCTACCACACGCAGGCCGACGCCGCGGCCGAGGTCACGGACCTGATCCGCGCCGAGGGCGGCACCGCGATCGCGGCGCCGATGGACGTCCGCGACCGCCAGAGCGTGCGCGCCGGGCTCACCGCGCTGGCGCGCGAGCTGGGCGGCCTCGACGTGCTGGTGAACAACGCCGGCGTCAACAAGCCGTGCGACTTCGACCTCATCACCGACGCCGACTGGGACGAGATCGTCGCCGTCAACCTGCGCGGCCCGTTCCTGTGCACGCAGGAGGCGCTCGCCTTCCTGCGCGAGGGCGGGGCGGTGATCAACGTCGGCTCGGTCAGCGGCCAGTACGGCGGCCCGCGCACGGCGCACTACGCCGCCTCGAAGGGCGGGCTGATCGCGCTCACGCAGTGCTGCGCCCGCTTCCTCGCGCCGCGCGGCGTGCGCTGCAACCTCGTGTCGCCGGGCCTCGTGCGCTCGGAGATGGCGGCGGCGGGGCTCTCGGGGCTGCCGTCGCAGATCCGCGACGGCATCCTCCTCGGTCGCCTCGGCGAGGTCGACGAGGTGGCGCACGCGGTCGTGTTCCTCGCCTCGGCGGAGGCCTCGTACGTCACCGGCCAGACGATGAACGTCAATGGCGGCCTCTACTTCTAG
- a CDS encoding transketolase family protein, with the protein MPEPVSLREAFGRTLVDAGRRRSDFVVLDADVAGGTGTHHFRDAFPDRFWDFGIAEQNMMAAAAGVAATGLKVVATSFAVFATLRACEQLRTFVAYPRLDVKVAGSHCGLDVGPDGATAQALEDLAVTRAIPNLTVVVPGDPVEMAQAVEAILDHPGPVYLRTGRSPVPVLFDAASHRFALGRGQVLEDGDDVTLVACGTMLHRALQAATALRREGIRARVVNLPTLKPLDEELLVESAARTGAIVTCEDHSVIGGLGSAVAETLGRRRPTPLAMVGVQDRFGASGDPTALAQRFGIDAASVAAAARELARTKEARRCA; encoded by the coding sequence ATGCCTGAGCCCGTCTCTCTGCGCGAAGCCTTCGGGCGCACGCTCGTCGACGCCGGCCGGCGTCGCAGCGACTTCGTCGTCCTCGACGCCGACGTCGCCGGCGGCACCGGCACGCACCACTTCCGCGACGCCTTCCCCGACCGCTTCTGGGACTTCGGCATCGCCGAGCAGAACATGATGGCCGCCGCCGCCGGCGTCGCGGCGACCGGCCTCAAGGTGGTGGCGACGTCGTTCGCCGTGTTCGCGACCCTGCGCGCCTGCGAGCAGCTGCGCACGTTCGTGGCCTATCCGCGGCTCGACGTGAAGGTGGCCGGCAGCCACTGCGGGCTCGACGTCGGACCCGACGGCGCCACCGCACAGGCGCTGGAGGACCTCGCCGTCACGCGCGCGATCCCGAACCTGACGGTGGTCGTCCCCGGCGACCCGGTCGAGATGGCGCAGGCCGTCGAGGCGATCCTCGACCACCCCGGCCCGGTCTACCTGCGCACGGGACGCAGCCCGGTGCCGGTGCTGTTCGACGCCGCCTCGCACCGCTTCGCGCTCGGCCGCGGGCAGGTGCTGGAGGACGGCGACGACGTCACGCTGGTCGCCTGCGGCACGATGCTGCATCGGGCGCTGCAGGCGGCGACGGCGCTGCGGCGCGAGGGCATCCGCGCGCGGGTCGTCAATCTGCCGACGCTGAAGCCGCTCGACGAGGAGCTGCTGGTGGAGTCGGCGGCGCGCACCGGCGCGATCGTCACCTGCGAGGACCATTCGGTGATCGGCGGGCTCGGCAGCGCCGTGGCCGAGACCCTGGGACGCCGGCGGCCGACGCCGCTGGCGATGGTGGGGGTACAGGACCGCTTCGGCGCCTCGGGGGATCCGACCGCGCTGGCGCAGCGGTTCGGAATCGACGCTGCCTCGGTGGCGGCGGCTGCGCGCGAGCTCGCGCGCACGAAGGAGGCACGACGATGCGCATGA
- a CDS encoding methyltransferase domain-containing protein, whose protein sequence is MRTAAVVQCTFSNLLSRDPTLARRAGAEGAPDDDPTHYVIAPLGRCARVDAVVLAVPDLPENRPFDALATRWEATCVPGEEYDVTARLLRAARAAGADAIVRVLLHRFYLDPELVDRCVALLESARADYVNLPVDFNINFGGDVLRTDALARAHAQIQAIADAHERARYLFRPWHFMETHPEAFRVVTCEDVPTYPSEQVEAIRMRANWSERSRYGDDFQASEYHPIGALLAPDDRVLDLACGYGESTAILGQYCWSVVGVDRDAALVAEARRRFGRKPHLQFVEADAETFVWPGEPFDVVVSLHTLEHVARDRAMLVNARNMLRPGGRLILEVPLATRRPFPVPHNPHHLREYTRMEIETLVSGAGFVIEGARGMSRGIYTTPELAREAIQLHCRKPDAALWVHEPGEQALQDEATAIRRLTLEAIAAAGSGHPGGALSCAEILACLYFEPDPALRVTWSRETHDRNRFVLSKGHAAPAWYAALHRAGILPSPVGGLRQLDTPFPGHPERGTPGVDMPSGSLGNGLSIGVGMTLGLRHQRRDRRVYVLLGDGDLDEGATWEAVMYAAHHGLGGLTAIVDANGRQGEADTACVLDLEPLPEKFRAFGWQALEIHGHDVPSIRRALRTAAATPERPTVIVARTVKGKGVSFMEDVQRWHGSCAPTPDELQRALAELGRTAAAAAFQHAGGFHA, encoded by the coding sequence ATGCGGACTGCCGCCGTCGTCCAGTGCACCTTCTCGAACCTGCTCTCGCGGGACCCCACGCTCGCGCGCCGCGCCGGCGCGGAAGGCGCGCCGGACGACGATCCCACGCACTACGTGATCGCGCCGCTCGGGCGCTGCGCCCGCGTCGACGCGGTCGTCCTGGCGGTGCCCGACCTGCCCGAGAACCGGCCGTTCGACGCCCTCGCGACGCGCTGGGAGGCCACGTGCGTCCCGGGCGAGGAGTACGACGTCACGGCGCGCCTGCTGCGCGCCGCGCGCGCGGCGGGGGCCGACGCCATCGTGCGCGTGCTGCTGCACCGCTTCTACCTCGACCCCGAGCTGGTCGATCGCTGCGTCGCGCTGCTGGAGAGCGCCCGGGCCGACTACGTGAATCTGCCCGTCGACTTCAACATCAACTTCGGCGGCGACGTCCTGCGCACCGACGCGCTGGCGCGCGCCCATGCGCAGATCCAGGCGATCGCGGATGCGCACGAGCGTGCCCGCTACCTCTTCCGGCCCTGGCATTTCATGGAGACGCACCCCGAGGCGTTCCGCGTCGTCACCTGCGAGGACGTGCCGACCTATCCGTCCGAGCAGGTGGAGGCGATCCGCATGCGGGCGAACTGGTCGGAGCGCTCGCGCTACGGCGACGACTTCCAGGCCTCGGAGTACCATCCGATCGGGGCGCTGCTCGCGCCCGACGACCGCGTCCTCGACCTGGCCTGCGGCTACGGCGAGTCGACCGCGATCCTCGGCCAGTACTGCTGGAGCGTGGTCGGCGTCGACCGCGACGCCGCGCTGGTCGCCGAGGCGCGCCGCCGCTTCGGCCGCAAGCCGCACCTCCAGTTCGTGGAGGCCGACGCCGAGACCTTCGTCTGGCCGGGCGAGCCGTTCGACGTCGTCGTCAGCCTGCACACGCTCGAGCACGTCGCACGCGACCGCGCCATGCTGGTGAACGCGCGCAACATGCTGCGCCCCGGCGGCCGCCTCATCCTCGAGGTCCCGCTCGCGACGCGCCGGCCGTTCCCGGTGCCGCACAACCCGCACCACCTGCGCGAGTACACGCGCATGGAGATCGAGACGCTGGTGTCGGGCGCCGGCTTCGTCATCGAGGGCGCGCGCGGCATGAGCCGCGGCATCTACACGACGCCCGAGCTGGCGCGCGAGGCGATCCAGCTCCACTGCCGCAAGCCCGACGCCGCGCTCTGGGTGCACGAGCCCGGCGAGCAGGCGCTGCAGGACGAGGCGACGGCGATCCGCCGCCTGACGCTGGAGGCGATCGCCGCGGCCGGCTCCGGGCACCCGGGCGGCGCGCTCTCGTGCGCCGAGATCCTGGCCTGCCTCTACTTCGAGCCCGATCCGGCGCTGCGCGTGACCTGGAGCCGCGAGACGCACGACCGCAACCGCTTCGTCCTCTCGAAGGGCCACGCGGCGCCGGCCTGGTACGCCGCGCTCCATCGCGCCGGCATCCTGCCGTCGCCGGTGGGTGGGCTGCGCCAGCTGGATACGCCGTTCCCGGGCCATCCGGAGCGCGGCACGCCCGGCGTGGACATGCCCTCGGGCTCGCTCGGCAACGGGCTCTCGATCGGCGTCGGCATGACCCTCGGCCTGCGCCACCAGCGGCGGGACCGCCGCGTCTACGTGCTCCTCGGCGACGGCGACCTCGACGAGGGCGCCACCTGGGAGGCGGTGATGTACGCCGCCCATCACGGGCTCGGCGGCCTCACGGCGATCGTCGACGCCAACGGGCGCCAGGGCGAGGCCGACACCGCCTGCGTGCTCGACCTCGAGCCGCTGCCCGAGAAGTTCCGCGCCTTCGGCTGGCAGGCGCTCGAGATCCACGGCCACGACGTGCCGTCGATCCGCCGCGCGCTGCGCACGGCGGCGGCGACGCCGGAGCGGCCGACGGTGATCGTCGCCCGCACCGTGAAGGGGAAGGGCGTGTCGTTCATGGAGGACGTGCAGCGCTGGCACGGCAGCTGCGCGCCGACGCCGGACGAGCTGCAGCGCGCGCTCGCCGAGCTCGGCCGCACCGCCGCCGCGGCGGCGTTCCAGCACGCGGGAGGGTTCCATGCCTGA